The Blastocatellia bacterium genome includes the window ATCATCGAGACGTGGAAGGACATGGGCATTCCCCTGCATCTGGTTCTCCGGGCCATTGATCGGGTCTTCGATGCCTATGAGGCCCAGCCGGTGAAGACCCGTCTGATCAACTCCATTCTCTATTGCCAGCAAGAGGTCATGGCGAGTTTCGCCGAGTACAAGCACGCGCGCGTGGGGGCTTCGGTGGCGGCCGAGGCATCGCCGGAGAAACCAGCGGCCCCCTTCTCGCGCGAAGCGATCAGCGAGTACCTGGAGACCGGCCGACGCGCTCTTGAGCGAGCGGCGGCTTCCTATGACGCCGTCGCATTCGCCCGGTATCATGATGCTGTCGCGCGCGTGCTGCCGCGACTGGACGCCCTCATCGCTCATGTGCGCAGCGCCGAGCCGCTCGATTTCGAAGCTCTGGAGCAGGAACTCACCCGGTTGGAAGCTATCCTCTACGATGCCCTCGTCGAGTGCCTGCCGACGGCGGAAATTGAAGAAATCCGCGCCGAGGGGAAGAAACAGCTCAAGGAGTATCGGCGCAAGATGGAGGAGTCGCTCTACGAACAAACGCTGGCCAACTACGTGGCCAAGCGCCTCCGAGAGAAATACGCCATTCCCCGACTGAGTCTGTTTTATCTGTAGCGGTCATGGCTCATCCCCTGCTGGAAAAACTCACGCGGAAGGAGAATCTCACCCGCAGCGAGGCGGCGTCCTTACTGGACTATCTGCTGGGCGAAGCGGTGAGCGATGCCGAGATCGCTGCGGTGCTCATTGCCCTGGCCATGAAAGGAGAAACAGCGGACGAACTCGTCGGCTTTGCCGAGACGATGCGCGCTCACGCGACCACCATTCGTCCCGGCCACAATCCCCTCGTGGACACGGCCGGAACGGGAGGCAGCCGGGCCAAAACGTTCAACGTCTCGACGGCGGCGGCTCTGGTGATGGCGGCAGCGGGCGTGGCCGTCGCCAAGCATGGAAATCGCGCCGTGACAAGCGCCACGGGAAGCTCCGATGTTCTCTCGGCTCTCGGCGTGCGCGTGGACCTTCCTCCGGCTCAGGCCGAGCGCCTCCTCAAGGAGGTCGGATTTTGCTTTCTCTTTGCTCCGCTCCATCATCCGGCGACGGCGCGGGTGGCGCAGGTTCGACGAACGCTCGGCGTGCGCACGATTTTCAATCTTCTCGGACCGCTGACGAACCCGGCGGGCGCGACCCGTCAACTCGTGGGCGTCTCCCATCCGGCTCATCTCGCACTCCTCGGTCAGGCGCTGTCGCTGCTGGGAACCGATCACGCCTGGGTGGTGCATGGGGAGGATGGGCTGGATGAGATCACGCTGTCGGGCAAAACGCGCGTCGTGGAGGTTCGACCTGACGGAATGAGGACGTTCGATCTTGATCCCACTGCCGTGGGTTACCACTATGAGGACGTGCGACCTCTCCGCGCGGAATCGGCCAGCCATAGCGCCGAGATCATCCGCGACGTATTCGGTGGACGGCGACGCGATGCCGCGCGTCGGCTCATCGCCCTCAACGCGGGCGCGGGATTGGTCGTGGCCGGTCGGGCCGCGACATTAAAAGATGGCGTGGAACAAGCCGAAGCGACTATTGACTCCGGTCGCGCCTGGGAGATGCTCGACACCCTCATCGCTCGGACGAGGATATGGCACGACCGGAATGAAGTGACCCAATGACCGACATCTTGCGGACACTCATCGAGGCGAAGGCGCGCCGGGTGGAGAAGGCGAAGCGCGACAGGCCGCTGGCCATGTTGCTCGGAGAGTTGCGCCTGCCGGAACCTCGGAGTTTCCGCCAGGCGTGCAGCCCTCCTGAGCGCGTCAATATCATCGCCGAAGTCAAAAAGGCCTCGCCCTCACGAGGAATCCTCCGGCACGAATTCGATCCGGCTTCGCTGGCTTCTGACTATGAAGCTCATGGTGCAGTGGCCATTTCGGTTCTGACCGAAGAGGACTATTTCCTCGGCTCCCTCGAGCATCTCCGCGAGATTCGTCGGCGAGTGCGCCTGCCCCTTCTGCGCAAGGATTTCGTCTTCGATCCCTATCAGGTTTACGAGTCGGCGGCCGCCGGAGCCGATGCCATTCTCCTCATTGCGGCCGTGCTTGATCACGAGCAGCTTTTTGACCTTCGCCAGGTGGCCGATGAACTCGGCCTCGACGCGCTCGTCGAAGTTCACACGCCGGCGGATCTGGAGAAGGCGCTCGCCGCCGGAGCCACGCTCATCGGCGTGAACAATCGCGATCTGAGGACGTTCGAGGTCACGCTCGACGTTTCGCTGGAACTGGCCCGGTCGGTCCCCGACGACGTCCTTCTCGTGAGCGAGAGCGGCATTCGCACCCGGCAGGATATTGATCGCCTCCGCCAAGCGGGGTATCGCGCCTTCCTCATCGGAGAACACTTCATGCGCGCGGAGCAACCGGGTCGTGCGCTGAAGCAGTTGCTGGAACCGCCAGGCTGGCAGGATCAGACGACGAGAGGCGATGGGTTGCCGCGGTCGTGAGATCCCTCTCCGGCAGCGAACGCCCGGGTTGCTTCGCATCGGAGGGCAGCACCCATGGTGAGAGTGAAAATCTGTGGCATCACCAACGCGGAGGATGCTCTCGCTGCGGTCGAGTTCGGCGCCGATGCCCTCGGTTTCAATTTTTGGCCGGGAAGCACACGCTATGTCGAGCCCGATCGAGCCCGCGAGATCATTGATCGGCTGCCGCCGTTTGTGACGATCGTGGGTGTGTTCGTCAATGAAGATCTGGACGCCATCGCCCGTGTTGCCGCCCGAGCGAAGCTCGATGTGATTCAGCTTCACGGAGATGAGTCACCGACATTTTGTCAGCAGGTGGCCGAGCGCTGGCGCGTGATCAAAGCCGTGCGCGTCGGTCCTGACGCGAACCTGGCCGAACTGGCCAACTATCCGGTGAGCGCGATTCTTCTCGACGCGTACAGGCCAAACGAGTATGGAGGAACGGGAGAAACGTTCGACTGGACGATCGCACGGAGAGCGAAACACTTCGTCTCGCATCTGATCCTGGCCGGAGGTCTGTCGCCGGAGAACGTGGCCGAAGCTATTCGGGTCGTGCGACCGTATGCCGTTGACGTCTGCTCCTGCCTGGAAGATCGTCCGGGAAAGAAAAATCACGCGAGATTGCGAGAATTTCTGACTCAGGCCAAGCCCCCGGTTCAAAGAAGCAGTCCGCAGGCATCTGCTGAAATAGTCTCTCAGGCGAAGGAGGATCACGATGTCGCGAAGAGAGTGCGTGAGTGAGAGGCGAAGGCCCAAAAGGTGGGCTCTGCTCCAGGGACGCGTACCTCTGACGGCGTCCCGTCGGGAGAAAGACATTCTCACCATGATCAATCCTCGGTGGTCGTTCGCTCAGATGAAAGGAGCCGAGCTTCGTCCGGAAGTCCTTCTCCTCTTTTACCCACATCCCTACGAAGAATTCAGGGTGGGCGATGGAATCTCTTCCGAGCGAGTCTGTCATCTTTGCCGGTCCGCTGTGATTCGAACCAAGAAATGGGGGCTCGCATAACGATGAGGCAGACAGATCGGCCATTGTCAGAAGCTGCCGGAAGAAGATCCGCGTCACAGGATGAACCGTATGCCGGATTCCACCAAAGCGACCAAGTTCAAAAGCGATCCTGACGGGCGGGGGCACTTCGGTATCTATGGGGGGCGGTTTGTGCCCGAGACGCTCATGCATCCACTGGAGGAGTTGACGGAGGCCTATCTGGCGGCCCGCGATGACCCGGAATTTCAACGAGAACTCCGGGAGCTTTTGGAAACCTATTCGGGCCGTCCGACGCCGCTCTTTTTCGCCCGACGGCTGACCGAACATCTGGGGGGACCCCGAATCTACCTCAAGCGGGAGGACCTCAATCACACGGGCGCTCACAAGATCAATAATGCCCTGGGCCAGGCGCTGCTGGCGCGACGTATGGGGAAGAAGCGGGTGATCGCCGAAACGGGAGCCGGTCAACATGGAGTGGCGACGGCCACCGCGTGTGCTCTCCTCGGGCTGGATTGTGTGGTCTACATGGGCACGGAAGATATGAAGCGGCAGGCGCTCAACGTCTTCCGCATGAAACTTCTCGGCGCCGACGTGCGGGGCGTAGACGCTGGCAGCCGAACCCTCAAGGATGCCATCAGCGAAGCGTTGCGCGATTGGGTGACCCATGTCGAGACGACCTATTATCTTCTCGGCTCCGTCCTCGGCCCTCATCCCTATCCGATGATGGTGCGCGATTTTCAAGCCGTCATCGGTCGGGAGACCCGCGAGCAGATTCTCCGCGTTGAAGGGCGGTTGCCCGACTGCCTGATCGCGTGCGTGGGGGGCGGAAGCAATGCCATCGGGTTATTCTACGAATTCCTCGATGAACCGGGCATCCGCATGATCGGAGTGGAGGCCGGAGGGCGCGGCCAGCATCTGGGAGATCATGCGGCTCGCTTCTCGGGCGGTCGTCCCGGTGTGCTGCATGGGACCTACAGTTACGTCCTGCAGGATGAGGATGGACAGATTTCCCTCACCCATTCGGTGGCGGCCGGTCTGGATTATGCCGCCGTCGGTCCGGAGCACGCGCGACTGCACGACCTCGGACGGATCGAGTACACGTCGGTCACGGATGATGAAGCGCTCGATGCCTTCTATCTTCTCTCGCGGCTGGAGGGGATCATTCCGGCACTCGAAAGCGCCCATGCGCTGGCATACCTGGTGAAGATCGCTCCTCATCTGGCGACAGATCACATCGTGGTCGTCAATTTGTCGGGCCGAGGCGACAAAGATGCAACAACAGTCGCGGAACTCGTGGCTCAGAAGGAGCATCAATGAGTCGCATCGGGGAGAAATTCGCTCGGTTGAAGGCGGCAGGACTCAAGGCGCTCGTTCCCTATCTCACGGCGGGTGATCCTGACCTGGAGACGACGGGGCAGCTCATCCTGGAGATGGAACGCGCGGGAGCCGACATCATCGAGCTGGGCGTCCCTTTCTCCGATCCCATCGCCGATGGACCGGTCATCCAGCGGGCGGCGGATCGGGCCTTGCGCCGAGGAACGACGCTGGCCGGGTGTCTCGGCTTGATTCGAGAGCTGCGCCGCGCGTCCGACATTCCCCTGGTTCTTTTCAGCTACCTCAATCCGCTTCTTCAGTTCGGGATGGAGCGACTGGCCTCGGCTCTGAGCGATGCGGGGGTGGACGGCGTTCTCGTCACCGACTTGATCGTCGAGGAAGCCGATCCGTTCATCGCCCCGTTTCGGGAGCGGGGGATTGACACGATCTTTCTCGTCGCACCGACGAGCACCGATGAGCGGATGAGGCGAATCAGTCGCTACTGTCGGGGATTTGTCTATGTTGTATCTCGCACGGGAGTGACGGGTACCGGCGAGAAACTGGCGGAAACAATGCGTCCCACAGTGGAACGTGTGCGCCGCTTCACCGAATTGCCCATTGCTGTGGGATTCGGTGTCTCCACCCCGGAGCACGTCCGCCAGGTCTGGCAGTACGCGGATGCGGCGGTGGTCGGCAGCGCCATCGTCCGGGAAATCGAACGGCAGGCCGGAAATTCTCATCTCGTGTCGGCAATCGGTCGCTTCACCCGCTGGCTCAAAGCAGCGGCCGATGAACGGAGCGCAACCGATCCCGTCGGCTGACCCATGCGGGCCGGACGACCCACCGCCATTATCGGAGGGGATCATGGACATTGATGATTGGCGGAAGATCATTGACGAGATTGATCGTCAGCTCGTTGAACTTCTCAACGAGCGATCGCGCTGCGCCATCGAGATCGGCAAGATCAAGCGAGCGCGAAACCTTGATCTCTATTCGCCCGACCGCGAGAAAGAGGTCATCGAGAACGTGAAACGAGCCAATCGCGGGCCGCTGGACAATGATGCCATGCAACGCCTCTTTGAGCGCATCATTGATGAATCGCGTCGAGTGGAACGTCTGGCGGCGGGCGGCGCGATGGAGCATCCCGTCCTATCTCTGGACGAAGAGGGAGGTAGGCCATGATCGTGATCATGGAGGAGAGAGCAACCGAAGAACAGATCCAAAAAGTCATCGAGAAGCTGGTCCACATGGGATTCGATATTCACCGATCCACCGGTGTGACGCGAACCGTCCTCGGCGCCGTCGGCAATAAAGTTGTTGATACCCGTGATATCGAACTTCTCGACGGCGTGGCGGAAGTCATTCGGGTGACGACCCCGTATAAACTCGTCAGCCGGACATTTCGTCCGGAGAACCTGGAAATTCGCGTGGGGGATGTAGTCATCGGGGGGAAAGAAGTGGTGCTGATGGCCGGCCCCTGCGCCGTCGAGAGTCGTTCACAGGTCCTGGAGATCGCCGAAGCCGTTCATCGCAGTGGGGCCAAGATTTTGCGCGGAGGAGCCTTCAAACCGCGAACCTCACCCTATAGCTTCCAGGGCCTGGGCGAAGAGGGATTGCGCTACCTGCGGGAGGCGTCCGAACGATTCGGCATGCCGGTCATCTCCGAAGTCATGGAGATCTCTCAAATTCCCCTCATGCTGGAGTACGTGGACATCCTCCAGGTGGGGGCGCGGAATATGCAAAACTATAACCTGCTTCGGGAACTGGGAAAGCAACCCAAGCCCGTGTTGCTCAAGCGGGGGCCCGCCGCGACGATCGAAGAAACGCTACTTGCCGCCGAATATATCGTTGCCGGAGGCAACCCCAACGTCCTGCTCTGCGAACGCGGCATTCGGACGTTTGAGACGTCGCTCCGCTACACGCTCGACATCTCCGCGATCCCCGTCTTCAAGAAGCTCTCCTACTTAC containing:
- the trpD gene encoding anthranilate phosphoribosyltransferase is translated as MAHPLLEKLTRKENLTRSEAASLLDYLLGEAVSDAEIAAVLIALAMKGETADELVGFAETMRAHATTIRPGHNPLVDTAGTGGSRAKTFNVSTAAALVMAAAGVAVAKHGNRAVTSATGSSDVLSALGVRVDLPPAQAERLLKEVGFCFLFAPLHHPATARVAQVRRTLGVRTIFNLLGPLTNPAGATRQLVGVSHPAHLALLGQALSLLGTDHAWVVHGEDGLDEITLSGKTRVVEVRPDGMRTFDLDPTAVGYHYEDVRPLRAESASHSAEIIRDVFGGRRRDAARRLIALNAGAGLVVAGRAATLKDGVEQAEATIDSGRAWEMLDTLIARTRIWHDRNEVTQ
- the trpC gene encoding indole-3-glycerol phosphate synthase TrpC translates to MTDILRTLIEAKARRVEKAKRDRPLAMLLGELRLPEPRSFRQACSPPERVNIIAEVKKASPSRGILRHEFDPASLASDYEAHGAVAISVLTEEDYFLGSLEHLREIRRRVRLPLLRKDFVFDPYQVYESAAAGADAILLIAAVLDHEQLFDLRQVADELGLDALVEVHTPADLEKALAAGATLIGVNNRDLRTFEVTLDVSLELARSVPDDVLLVSESGIRTRQDIDRLRQAGYRAFLIGEHFMRAEQPGRALKQLLEPPGWQDQTTRGDGLPRS
- the trpB gene encoding tryptophan synthase subunit beta is translated as MPDSTKATKFKSDPDGRGHFGIYGGRFVPETLMHPLEELTEAYLAARDDPEFQRELRELLETYSGRPTPLFFARRLTEHLGGPRIYLKREDLNHTGAHKINNALGQALLARRMGKKRVIAETGAGQHGVATATACALLGLDCVVYMGTEDMKRQALNVFRMKLLGADVRGVDAGSRTLKDAISEALRDWVTHVETTYYLLGSVLGPHPYPMMVRDFQAVIGRETREQILRVEGRLPDCLIACVGGGSNAIGLFYEFLDEPGIRMIGVEAGGRGQHLGDHAARFSGGRPGVLHGTYSYVLQDEDGQISLTHSVAAGLDYAAVGPEHARLHDLGRIEYTSVTDDEALDAFYLLSRLEGIIPALESAHALAYLVKIAPHLATDHIVVVNLSGRGDKDATTVAELVAQKEHQ
- the trpA gene encoding tryptophan synthase subunit alpha; protein product: MSRIGEKFARLKAAGLKALVPYLTAGDPDLETTGQLILEMERAGADIIELGVPFSDPIADGPVIQRAADRALRRGTTLAGCLGLIRELRRASDIPLVLFSYLNPLLQFGMERLASALSDAGVDGVLVTDLIVEEADPFIAPFRERGIDTIFLVAPTSTDERMRRISRYCRGFVYVVSRTGVTGTGEKLAETMRPTVERVRRFTELPIAVGFGVSTPEHVRQVWQYADAAVVGSAIVREIERQAGNSHLVSAIGRFTRWLKAAADERSATDPVG
- a CDS encoding chorismate mutase, producing the protein MDIDDWRKIIDEIDRQLVELLNERSRCAIEIGKIKRARNLDLYSPDREKEVIENVKRANRGPLDNDAMQRLFERIIDESRRVERLAAGGAMEHPVLSLDEEGGRP
- the aroF gene encoding 3-deoxy-7-phosphoheptulonate synthase codes for the protein MIVIMEERATEEQIQKVIEKLVHMGFDIHRSTGVTRTVLGAVGNKVVDTRDIELLDGVAEVIRVTTPYKLVSRTFRPENLEIRVGDVVIGGKEVVLMAGPCAVESRSQVLEIAEAVHRSGAKILRGGAFKPRTSPYSFQGLGEEGLRYLREASERFGMPVISEVMEISQIPLMLEYVDILQVGARNMQNYNLLRELGKQPKPVLLKRGPAATIEETLLAAEYIVAGGNPNVLLCERGIRTFETSLRYTLDISAIPVFKKLSYLPVIADPSHGTGRRDKVPPMARAAVAAGADGLIIEVHTRPEQALCDGPQALLPEQLEKLVGQLRLIAAAIERTM